The following proteins are encoded in a genomic region of Streptococcus equi subsp. equi:
- a CDS encoding phage protein, which yields MIGFILKNIHTLILLAGLGLLMYGLFLFGDKVGFIASGLILIFLAIYVDSVGGKHE from the coding sequence TTGATTGGTTTTATTTTAAAAAACATACATACATTAATCTTGTTAGCTGGACTAGGTTTATTGATGTATGGGTTGTTTTTGTTTGGTGATAAAGTTGGTTTTATCGCTAGTGGTCTTATTTTAATTTTTTTAGCTATCTATGTAGATAGCGTAGGAGGAAAACATGAATAA
- a CDS encoding phage protein — translation MNKRIKKKRKLETAVVMLVAENAMQAEALRNQNRQIAELRSIIQQNAQATNREFAAVKSATLDNQAAIKKIGDEVYYIKQNYKRKWRK, via the coding sequence ATGAATAAACGCATTAAGAAAAAACGTAAATTGGAAACAGCGGTTGTGATGCTTGTTGCAGAAAATGCTATGCAAGCTGAAGCACTCAGGAATCAAAACAGACAAATTGCAGAGCTGAGATCGATTATACAACAAAACGCCCAAGCGACAAATAGAGAGTTTGCAGCAGTTAAATCAGCGACGCTAGACAACCAAGCAGCCATTAAGAAAATTGGGGATGAGGTTTATTATATCAAGCAAAATTATAAGCGCAAGTGGCGGAAATAG
- a CDS encoding phage portal protein — MSFFQPLGSSKVSYDDYVSSVLAGDVSQNT; from the coding sequence ATGAGTTTTTTTCAACCTTTGGGCAGTTCAAAGGTGTCCTATGATGACTATGTATCATCTGTTTTAGCTGGCGATGTCTCCCAAAATACTTAG
- a CDS encoding phage protein → MNIEEAKQKLHNMAYRDLQTKPYDLKLADVIQILNQIKLDKPQPEIPQFVADYIDDMHKNARTLRYAFKYMESNIKMHKWCVFEKQETFVNAFYTDIQLKKRNCTLLRYQIRKTVLRIGT, encoded by the coding sequence ATGAACATTGAAGAAGCGAAGCAAAAATTACATAACATGGCATATAGAGATTTACAAACTAAGCCGTATGATTTGAAACTTGCTGATGTTATTCAGATTCTTAATCAAATTAAACTCGACAAACCTCAACCAGAAATTCCACAGTTTGTCGCTGACTACATAGATGATATGCACAAAAACGCACGTACATTGAGATACGCTTTTAAATACATGGAAAGTAACATAAAAATGCACAAATGGTGTGTTTTCGAAAAGCAAGAAACGTTTGTTAATGCTTTTTATACGGATATACAATTGAAAAAGAGAAACTGTACACTGTTGAGATACCAAATCCGAAAAACGGTATTGCGCATAGGCACATAA
- the hhaIM gene encoding modification methylase, with protein MLRVFEAFAGIGTQRMALRNLGIPHEVVAIAEIDKFAIKSYEAIHGPVNNLGDISKINPDTIPDHDLFTYSFPCQDISVAGKQAGLDIDSGTRSGLLWECQKVIVAKKPKYLLMENVKNLVGKKHKPNFDKWLDWLESQGYTNDWQVLNAKDYGVPQNRERVFCVSILGEHKPYIFPEKQELTIRLKDILEDDVDEKYYLTTNKANELLATIVRENDVSERVVVDSTIKKPKIKNVMNAVIGRYDAGIRNQQSVGGAVIELIE; from the coding sequence ATGTTAAGAGTATTTGAAGCTTTTGCAGGTATTGGTACGCAACGCATGGCATTGCGAAACCTCGGGATACCACACGAAGTAGTAGCTATTGCCGAGATCGACAAATTTGCCATTAAAAGTTATGAGGCAATTCATGGCCCAGTAAATAATCTAGGTGATATTAGCAAGATTAATCCTGACACTATTCCTGATCACGACTTATTTACTTATAGCTTTCCTTGTCAAGACATTTCTGTGGCAGGGAAGCAAGCTGGTCTTGATATTGATAGCGGTACACGCTCAGGATTGCTCTGGGAATGCCAAAAAGTTATAGTGGCTAAAAAACCGAAATATCTATTAATGGAAAATGTAAAAAATCTCGTAGGCAAAAAGCATAAGCCAAATTTTGATAAATGGCTTGATTGGCTAGAGAGTCAAGGCTACACGAATGACTGGCAAGTGCTAAATGCAAAGGATTACGGTGTCCCGCAAAATAGAGAGCGTGTGTTTTGTGTGTCGATTTTAGGTGAGCATAAACCTTATATTTTCCCAGAAAAACAGGAATTGACCATCAGACTAAAGGACATTTTGGAAGATGATGTTGATGAAAAGTATTATTTAACAACAAACAAAGCAAATGAATTATTGGCCACGATTGTCCGAGAAAATGATGTTTCTGAAAGAGTTGTTGTAGATAGTACGATAAAAAAACCAAAAATAAAAAATGTAATGAACGCTGTAATAGGAAGATATGATGCAGGCATCCGAAATCAACAATCGGTTGGAGGTGCTGTCATTGAGCTTATTGAATAA
- a CDS encoding phage membrane protein → MMNERELNKLMNYDKKKSDLKKRLIIGFTLLPISIVLSGFVIKYGWNNILSTIDGVPPINLPQAIAIDVLVSFIIAKTNAEGDFATEVGRAFISPLMTLLLFWVVTLFM, encoded by the coding sequence ATGATGAATGAAAGAGAATTAAATAAATTGATGAATTACGACAAAAAGAAAAGTGATTTAAAAAAACGCCTGATTATAGGATTTACCCTATTGCCAATCAGCATCGTATTGTCTGGATTTGTTATTAAATACGGTTGGAATAATATTTTGTCAACAATTGATGGCGTCCCACCTATCAATTTACCACAAGCGATAGCAATTGATGTGCTAGTAAGTTTTATCATTGCCAAGACAAACGCAGAAGGAGATTTTGCCACAGAAGTTGGCAGAGCTTTTATTTCGCCGTTAATGACGTTGTTATTGTTTTGGGTAGTGACTTTGTTTATGTAA
- a CDS encoding phage terminase, small subunit — MGRNLKLVETTKKHLTKEEKIVRETAQNKASDGLKKLQKTPPEHFNNVAKYEYRRIIEDLQNLPLRNLDRGLLELYCTWYAIYKETSRKLDEVGYFTNDPDKGIIPSPLILTLEKATANIRSSASQLGLTVDSRMKMFIPKEEEKPKSIFDKFGG; from the coding sequence ATGGGAAGAAATTTAAAGCTAGTTGAAACGACAAAAAAGCATCTTACGAAAGAAGAAAAAATAGTGCGAGAAACCGCGCAAAATAAGGCGTCTGACGGTCTTAAAAAGTTGCAAAAGACACCTCCTGAACACTTTAATAATGTAGCTAAGTACGAGTATAGGAGAATCATAGAAGACCTCCAAAACCTACCCCTAAGAAATCTCGATAGAGGGCTATTAGAGTTATATTGCACATGGTATGCTATCTACAAAGAAACAAGTAGAAAACTAGATGAGGTTGGTTATTTTACGAATGATCCAGACAAAGGCATTATTCCTAGTCCGCTTATTTTAACATTGGAAAAAGCCACTGCGAATATTAGAAGTAGTGCCAGTCAATTAGGACTAACGGTAGATAGTCGCATGAAGATGTTTATTCCGAAGGAAGAAGAAAAACCTAAGAGTATATTTGATAAATTTGGAGGATAG
- a CDS encoding DNA methylase, whose amino-acid sequence MQASEINNRLEVLSLSLLNKNATKKGYLVADDGDGIDTAYPDSKTRKGRVQKNMSHTITTDDSKAFLIGASRGRDPENPNDRSAGNQNLQQRLEINKNGTSNTITSVQKDNYAVEFPDYRIRKLTPLECWRLMGCSDEDFEKAQSVNSNSQLYKQAGNAIVVDVLEAILKQLFLTEAQNEH is encoded by the coding sequence ATGCAGGCATCCGAAATCAACAATCGGTTGGAGGTGCTGTCATTGAGCTTATTGAATAAAAATGCAACAAAAAAAGGCTACTTAGTAGCCGATGATGGGGACGGAATAGATACTGCTTATCCAGATAGCAAAACGAGGAAAGGGAGAGTGCAAAAAAACATGAGCCATACGATAACGACAGATGATAGTAAGGCCTTTTTGATTGGCGCAAGTCGTGGGAGAGACCCCGAAAACCCAAACGATAGGTCAGCTGGAAACCAAAACCTACAACAAAGACTTGAAATCAACAAAAATGGCACAAGCAATACAATTACAAGTGTCCAAAAAGATAACTATGCGGTTGAATTCCCAGATTACCGCATCCGCAAGCTAACACCGCTAGAATGTTGGCGGTTGATGGGGTGTAGTGATGAGGATTTTGAAAAAGCACAGTCTGTCAATAGCAATAGTCAGCTTTACAAACAGGCAGGAAACGCAATTGTGGTTGATGTGCTAGAGGCAATATTAAAGCAATTATTTTTAACCGAGGCGCAAAATGAACATTGA
- a CDS encoding phage protein — protein MTEELGVLLDKEGVEYVKMVFDDGFVWTIRNPLNAALLKRQDAEQFPQFTWVPLTDL, from the coding sequence ATGACTGAAGAATTAGGAGTGTTGCTTGACAAGGAAGGAGTTGAATACGTAAAAATGGTATTTGATGATGGCTTTGTCTGGACGATACGCAACCCACTAAACGCTGCGTTGCTTAAACGCCAAGATGCAGAGCAGTTCCCGCAGTTTACGTGGGTGCCACTGACAGATTTATAA
- a CDS encoding phage protein — MLIYPATFTQDTDYIMVTFPDVPEAITQGKDFQEAYEMAVEVLGFALEDYTDYPKASSVSDLKEQYRDSDIALIGIDMIAYMKKYHSKKVRKNVTIPEWLNKAAEDENLNFSQVLTEALELKLQA, encoded by the coding sequence ATGTTAATCTATCCAGCTACATTCACACAAGACACAGACTATATCATGGTTACATTTCCAGATGTACCTGAAGCAATTACTCAAGGTAAAGACTTTCAAGAAGCTTACGAAATGGCTGTCGAAGTCTTAGGCTTTGCTCTTGAAGACTATACTGACTATCCAAAGGCTAGCTCCGTTTCCGACTTAAAAGAACAGTATCGTGATTCTGATATTGCTTTAATCGGCATCGATATGATTGCCTACATGAAAAAATACCACTCTAAAAAAGTACGTAAGAACGTGACTATCCCTGAGTGGTTAAACAAAGCAGCCGAAGATGAAAATCTCAATTTCTCGCAAGTCCTCACAGAGGCACTTGAATTAAAACTACAAGCATAA
- the dpnA_1 gene encoding DNA methylase family protein, giving the protein MEDKKHYMEIKCGNCLELLTELTDGSIDMVITDPPYNISVKNNFATMGRTGIDFGDWDKGADLLSWIDIASRKLTKNGGMVIFNDWKNLGDIARHCEKTGLAVKDIFRWVKDNPMPRNRDRRYITDSEYGIWVVRKNSKWVFNRKSEKYDRPEYRYPIVSGAEKTQHPTQKPVALMRDIITRHTTKRAVVLDPFMGSGSTGVACLLTERDFIGYELNKDYFNIANKRIAELTGNGG; this is encoded by the coding sequence ATGGAGGATAAAAAACACTACATGGAAATAAAATGTGGAAATTGCTTAGAATTACTAACAGAGTTAACTGATGGATCAATTGATATGGTGATAACAGACCCGCCATATAACATATCAGTAAAAAATAACTTTGCTACAATGGGGCGGACAGGTATAGATTTTGGTGATTGGGATAAAGGTGCGGACTTATTAAGTTGGATTGATATTGCAAGTCGAAAATTAACTAAAAATGGTGGAATGGTGATCTTTAATGATTGGAAAAATTTAGGAGATATTGCAAGACATTGCGAAAAAACAGGCTTAGCAGTAAAAGATATTTTCCGTTGGGTAAAAGATAACCCTATGCCAAGAAATCGAGATAGGAGATACATTACAGATAGCGAGTACGGGATATGGGTCGTCCGAAAAAATTCCAAGTGGGTATTTAATCGTAAATCGGAAAAATATGATAGGCCAGAATATCGCTATCCTATTGTATCAGGAGCAGAGAAAACACAGCACCCTACTCAAAAGCCGGTAGCCCTGATGAGGGACATCATTACGCGACACACAACAAAAAGGGCTGTTGTTTTAGACCCTTTTATGGGCAGCGGATCAACTGGAGTAGCTTGTCTACTGACGGAGAGAGACTTTATTGGATATGAGCTAAATAAAGATTACTTTAATATCGCAAACAAAAGGATTGCTGAGTTGACTGGGAATGGTGGATGA
- a CDS encoding phage portal protein, which produces MKNSDILTATSIIAGDIARFPLVKKDVNGDIIHDEDINYLLNVKSTKNASARTWKFAMAVNAILTGNSFSRILRDPKTNQALQFQFYRPSETTVEETDNHEIVYTFTDMLTAKQVKCFAHDVIHWKFFSHDTILGRSPLLSLGDEIDLQTGGINTLIKFFKDGFSSGILKMKGAHISGEARKRARVEFEKMREGAIGGSPLVFDDTQEYTPLEIDTNVLQLITSNNFSTAQIAKALRVPSYKLGVNSPNQSVAQLMEDYVTNDLPFYFDAITSELGLKTLSDKDRRLYRIEFDTRSVTGRNVDEIVKLVNNQILTPNQGLVELGKQKSTDPNMDRYQSSLNYVFLDKKEEYQDKVGIKGKGGEVNAKEDKS; this is translated from the coding sequence TTGAAGAATAGCGATATTTTAACAGCAACGTCTATTATAGCTGGGGATATTGCTAGGTTTCCGCTTGTTAAAAAGGATGTTAATGGGGACATTATCCATGATGAGGATATTAATTATCTTTTAAATGTTAAATCCACAAAAAATGCGAGCGCTAGGACCTGGAAGTTTGCTATGGCAGTAAATGCCATTTTGACTGGTAATTCTTTTTCGCGTATTTTGAGAGATCCAAAGACTAACCAAGCTTTGCAATTCCAATTTTACAGGCCGTCAGAAACGACTGTTGAGGAGACAGATAACCACGAGATAGTTTATACGTTTACTGATATGTTGACAGCAAAACAGGTTAAATGTTTTGCCCATGACGTTATCCACTGGAAGTTTTTTAGTCACGATACAATTTTGGGAAGGTCCCCGCTACTGTCTTTAGGTGATGAGATTGATTTGCAAACCGGCGGCATCAATACCTTAATTAAATTCTTCAAAGATGGTTTTTCTAGTGGCATCTTAAAAATGAAAGGTGCTCATATAAGCGGTGAAGCACGTAAGAGAGCCAGAGTTGAATTTGAAAAAATGCGCGAGGGTGCAATTGGTGGTAGTCCTTTAGTATTCGATGATACGCAAGAATACACGCCGCTTGAAATCGATACTAACGTATTGCAATTAATTACAAGTAACAATTTTTCAACGGCGCAAATCGCAAAAGCTTTGCGGGTTCCCAGCTACAAGCTTGGTGTTAATAGTCCAAATCAATCTGTTGCCCAGTTGATGGAAGATTATGTCACGAATGATTTGCCATTTTATTTTGATGCTATCACAAGTGAGTTAGGACTTAAGACGCTAAGTGATAAGGATAGGCGTTTGTATCGTATCGAGTTTGATACACGAAGCGTCACAGGTCGCAATGTTGATGAGATTGTCAAATTGGTTAATAACCAAATCTTGACGCCTAACCAAGGCCTCGTAGAGCTTGGTAAGCAAAAATCAACAGATCCAAACATGGATAGGTACCAGTCTAGTCTAAACTACGTCTTTTTAGACAAAAAAGAAGAATATCAAGACAAGGTTGGTATCAAAGGGAAAGGAGGTGAGGTAAATGCCAAAGAGGATAAATCTTAA
- a CDS encoding phage terminase, large subunit, protein MTIEYDYSAIGDIYKDDAFYYAKKVVDEEIKASKKVFKACLRHLNDLKKIDDDNFKFIYLPKKAIDPIIFIELLPDVKTGKPYPLAMFQKFIIGNLYGWRKKTDHSLRRFRKAMISVARKNGKTILIAGILLYEFLFGHNPSMSRQLFCTANDRTQAKIAWDMAKKQLSSLRAKDADVRKATKIVRDELKNLHDESYIRALSRDTGAVDGFEPYVGVLDEFAASKTNEMLELLESGQGQLDNPFILIISTAGMDLNVPMHTIEYPYITKILDEEIVDDGYFGYVAEQDNEGEIKDESNWIKSNPILEVEALHDKLMDYLRTRRRVSLETGEINKVLIKNFNMWRQSSEESYIDKQSWELARIDKPDTHKRRVWLGVDVGRVSDLFAITPVIMMDDFWYIDSFSFVATKYGLTAKEKRDGVSYSNLERQGYCEITTLESGVIDDERVLEKIEEMVYSNDWEVNGICFDPYQFGTLLTMIEKRHPEWPLIEVSQTTMVLNMPTKQFRDDLKNGKIKHSGNPLLTMAVNNAYIKTDNNGMRIDKNKNSNKIDPLDAALDGYAVCYLEPFDGSGYWTSEKILGGETLF, encoded by the coding sequence ATGACAATAGAATACGATTATTCAGCAATCGGCGACATCTATAAAGATGACGCTTTTTATTATGCAAAAAAGGTCGTTGATGAAGAGATTAAAGCAAGTAAGAAGGTCTTTAAAGCTTGTCTAAGACATTTGAATGACCTTAAAAAAATAGATGATGATAATTTTAAATTTATCTATTTACCAAAAAAAGCAATTGACCCCATAATTTTTATTGAGCTATTGCCAGACGTTAAGACGGGAAAGCCTTATCCTTTAGCGATGTTTCAGAAGTTTATTATCGGGAATTTATACGGATGGCGAAAGAAAACAGATCATTCCTTAAGACGCTTTAGAAAAGCTATGATTTCGGTTGCTCGTAAAAATGGCAAAACAATTCTGATAGCTGGTATCTTGCTTTATGAATTTTTGTTTGGGCATAATCCATCTATGAGTAGACAATTGTTTTGTACAGCTAATGACCGTACACAGGCTAAAATTGCTTGGGACATGGCAAAGAAGCAACTCTCATCTTTAAGAGCAAAGGACGCTGATGTCAGAAAAGCCACGAAAATTGTTCGTGATGAGCTGAAAAACTTACATGATGAATCTTATATTAGGGCTCTTAGTCGAGATACTGGGGCAGTCGATGGGTTCGAGCCTTACGTTGGCGTTTTAGATGAGTTTGCGGCATCAAAGACAAACGAAATGTTAGAGCTTTTAGAATCCGGTCAAGGTCAGCTTGATAATCCGTTTATCTTGATTATCTCAACAGCTGGTATGGATTTGAATGTCCCCATGCACACAATTGAGTATCCGTACATCACTAAAATTTTAGACGAAGAAATTGTAGATGATGGCTATTTTGGATATGTCGCAGAGCAAGACAACGAAGGTGAAATTAAAGATGAATCAAATTGGATAAAATCAAATCCAATCCTCGAGGTTGAAGCTTTGCACGATAAGCTAATGGATTACCTGAGAACGCGTCGTAGAGTGTCTCTTGAAACAGGTGAAATTAACAAGGTACTTATCAAAAACTTTAACATGTGGCGGCAGTCGAGTGAGGAATCATATATTGATAAGCAATCTTGGGAACTTGCTCGTATTGATAAACCCGACACACATAAACGAAGGGTCTGGCTAGGTGTGGACGTCGGTCGTGTTAGTGACTTATTTGCTATTACACCAGTTATTATGATGGACGATTTTTGGTATATTGACAGTTTTTCTTTTGTTGCGACAAAGTATGGGTTAACGGCTAAAGAAAAGCGTGATGGTGTGTCTTACAGTAATTTAGAACGTCAAGGCTATTGCGAGATAACAACATTAGAAAGTGGGGTTATTGATGATGAGAGAGTTTTAGAAAAAATAGAGGAGATGGTCTATTCGAATGACTGGGAAGTTAACGGAATCTGTTTTGACCCTTACCAATTTGGAACGCTGCTTACGATGATTGAGAAAAGGCACCCAGAATGGCCTCTCATAGAGGTTTCGCAAACGACAATGGTTTTGAACATGCCAACAAAGCAATTTCGTGATGATCTCAAGAATGGCAAAATAAAGCACTCTGGCAATCCATTGCTAACAATGGCTGTTAATAACGCTTATATCAAGACTGATAACAATGGCATGAGGATTGATAAGAATAAGAATAGCAATAAGATAGACCCTCTGGACGCTGCTTTAGACGGGTATGCAGTTTGTTACTTAGAGCCATTTGACGGCTCTGGTTACTGGACAAGTGAGAAAATTTTAGGAGGAGAGACACTGTTTTGA
- a CDS encoding phage protein, with the protein MLVKTTDGRVVLSEVVDSHIHLRDDLRLTESEIRKDFDWAWREEFPKEVTE; encoded by the coding sequence ATGCTGGTTAAGACAACTGACGGAAGAGTAGTTTTGTCTGAAGTAGTAGACTCACACATACATTTGAGAGATGATTTAAGACTCACCGAGTCAGAAATCCGCAAAGACTTCGATTGGGCTTGGAGAGAGGAGTTTCCTAAAGAGGTGACGGAATGA
- the clpP1 gene encoding phage ClpP protease encodes MPKRINLKGPLIANNSQEVYDYYGMEAASAKSIIEQFPEDNSDIVLEVNSNGGLVTVGSEIYTALRNYKGKVTAEITGMAASAASVAVMGADKVVMSPTAQMMVHKALFKWVSGNSDDLDKASNALKSSDKAIVSAYVAKTGLSEDAIMDLMRNETFMSAQDAVEKGFADEVMSFEAVASIDNSMLPQAVIDDYYRSRNKRKQEISNMLLEIEKEEILRGL; translated from the coding sequence ATGCCAAAGAGGATAAATCTTAAAGGACCACTAATTGCAAATAACTCTCAAGAAGTTTACGACTATTACGGAATGGAAGCAGCAAGTGCTAAAAGTATCATTGAGCAATTTCCTGAAGATAATAGCGATATTGTTTTGGAAGTTAATTCAAACGGTGGACTTGTGACAGTTGGGAGTGAAATCTATACCGCTTTACGAAATTACAAAGGAAAAGTAACTGCAGAAATTACTGGCATGGCTGCAAGTGCAGCATCTGTGGCTGTTATGGGTGCGGATAAGGTTGTCATGAGTCCTACAGCTCAAATGATGGTGCATAAAGCACTCTTTAAATGGGTGTCTGGTAATAGTGATGACCTAGACAAAGCTTCTAATGCCTTAAAATCAAGTGATAAAGCTATTGTGAGTGCCTATGTCGCAAAAACAGGGTTATCAGAAGATGCAATCATGGATTTAATGCGAAATGAAACGTTTATGTCCGCTCAAGATGCCGTAGAAAAAGGTTTTGCGGACGAAGTTATGTCTTTTGAAGCAGTTGCTAGCATTGATAATTCCATGTTGCCGCAAGCTGTTATTGATGACTATTACAGAAGTAGGAACAAACGAAAACAAGAGATTAGCAACATGTTACTAGAAATTGAAAAAGAAGAAATTTTACGAGGGCTATAA
- a CDS encoding Phage endonuclease has protein sequence MRPQKLTIAGGRRTTVDYDDRSAEYRDYNRNRWKYDRKTKQFYNSKIWRETSKQVLLQSDYICAMCGGEATMTDHIVSVKKDWNKRLDWNNLQASCKACNDCKAIRERRKT, from the coding sequence ATGAGGCCGCAGAAGTTAACAATTGCGGGTGGCAGACGAACGACTGTTGACTACGATGATAGGTCAGCTGAGTATCGTGACTATAATCGTAACAGATGGAAGTATGATAGGAAGACTAAGCAGTTTTATAACTCTAAGATTTGGAGAGAGACAAGTAAGCAAGTCTTATTGCAAAGTGATTATATCTGTGCAATGTGTGGTGGAGAAGCAACGATGACTGATCACATTGTCTCAGTTAAGAAAGATTGGAATAAAAGATTAGATTGGAATAACTTGCAAGCAAGTTGTAAAGCTTGTAACGATTGTAAAGCAATAAGAGAGAGACGGAAAACCTAA
- a CDS encoding phage major capsid protein: MFEEKIKEIKANIANLNQAIATKTTEVKNALESDDLETARSIKAEIEEAKANLAEAENDLKLYEASIEKGGAENTGGKEVPQETKTYRESVNEFIRSKGTVTNEALRFEGKDEVLIPLNQTTPVAPDTDGIKKTDVKPVSSEEILYTPAREVKTVVDLKQFTSIHPAKKASGKWPVLQRATEKW; this comes from the coding sequence ATGTTCGAAGAAAAAATCAAAGAAATTAAAGCGAATATCGCTAATTTAAACCAAGCTATTGCTACTAAAACAACAGAAGTAAAAAATGCTTTGGAATCAGATGACCTTGAAACTGCTCGCTCAATTAAAGCAGAAATTGAAGAAGCTAAAGCAAACCTAGCAGAAGCAGAAAATGACTTGAAATTGTATGAAGCTAGCATTGAAAAAGGCGGTGCAGAAAATACTGGAGGAAAAGAAGTGCCACAAGAAACTAAAACATACCGCGAAAGCGTTAACGAATTTATTCGTTCAAAAGGAACAGTAACTAATGAAGCTTTGCGTTTTGAAGGAAAAGATGAAGTTCTTATTCCGCTTAATCAGACAACACCAGTCGCTCCTGACACAGATGGAATTAAAAAGACAGACGTGAAACCTGTTTCTAGCGAAGAAATTCTATACACACCAGCTCGTGAAGTTAAGACAGTTGTTGATTTGAAACAATTTACTAGCATCCACCCAGCTAAGAAAGCATCTGGTAAATGGCCGGTATTGCAACGTGCTACAGAAAAATGGTAA
- a CDS encoding phage protein — protein MPMTPKQMIKLLKKNGFYEVSQNGSHKKFRDNNGHQTIVPLHNKDLGKGLEDTILKQAGLK, from the coding sequence ATGCCAATGACCCCAAAGCAGATGATAAAACTGCTAAAAAAGAATGGGTTCTATGAAGTCAGTCAAAACGGAAGTCACAAAAAATTCCGAGATAATAACGGACATCAAACCATTGTTCCTCTACACAACAAAGACCTCGGAAAAGGCCTTGAAGATACCATTCTAAAGCAGGCGGGTTTAAAATAA
- a CDS encoding phage encoded transcriptional regulator, ArpU family translates to MTISLHPKNLTLVTGHQLLSKALILTSCACVKIKKGREGFSPQKKTSMRTPPWLYLLTPLYHTEGAFMTFFPEIDIQKTKSNAKRKLKEYPRWRRIANDVDTQKVTATYSFEPRQPHGVPSKPVERLALNRVSAEQELDAIERAVNGIFDPEYRLILIDKYLLTYPKTDCDIYTKLGYEKSQYYNMLDNALMSFSELYKEGMLLVEKMEKSWN, encoded by the coding sequence ATGACAATCTCCTTACACCCAAAAAATCTAACGCTGGTTACCGGTCACCAGCTATTATCCAAGGCGCTAATACTGACATCGTGCGCCTGTGTCAAAATAAAAAAAGGAAGAGAGGGCTTTTCTCCACAAAAAAAGACGTCCATGCGAACGCCTCCTTGGTTATATCTGTTAACACCATTATACCACACTGAGGGGGCTTTTATGACGTTTTTTCCCGAGATTGATATCCAAAAAACAAAATCCAATGCCAAGCGTAAATTGAAAGAGTATCCACGCTGGCGGCGGATAGCTAACGATGTAGATACTCAAAAAGTTACAGCTACTTACTCATTTGAGCCAAGGCAACCTCATGGAGTCCCTAGCAAGCCTGTTGAGAGACTAGCACTTAATCGTGTATCAGCGGAACAGGAACTGGATGCGATTGAGAGAGCGGTCAACGGGATATTTGATCCAGAGTATAGATTGATACTGATTGACAAGTATTTGCTCACATATCCAAAGACTGATTGTGATATTTATACAAAACTTGGTTACGAGAAAAGTCAGTACTACAACATGCTAGATAATGCTTTAATGTCTTTTTCTGAACTATACAAAGAGGGGATGTTGCTTGTCGAAAAAATGGAAAAAAGCTGGAATTAA